The Saprospiraceae bacterium genome includes a window with the following:
- a CDS encoding glycosyltransferase: MSISLNQVVIIGPALKMGGMERASANLANALNEYGLKVTFISLFKQEKFFSLNKDIKFYEPETFNSNSLSIYKTVKWVRGLLSTFQNVHVIVFNKFYSSLVLLANIGFNNKIIISERSSPLYKWNWKMESISNSIYRFFTPAGIIAQTNIAKQYQQKFYGYKVPIAVIPNALKPIKKIPEIEREKIILAVGRFNDELKGFDRLLNAFALIKNKEWNLVFSGGDENGHQLKEQARQLGISDRITYLGQVKDIDIVFAQSSIFVIPSRSEGFPNALCEAMAAGLACISFDFIAGPRDLIENDVNGVLIKDGDIESLAKTIDFLIENPVVRLNLGRESEKIIEKLSPKTIATKTIEFLHEIK; this comes from the coding sequence ATGAGCATTAGTTTAAATCAAGTTGTGATTATTGGTCCCGCCCTTAAAATGGGAGGGATGGAAAGAGCAAGCGCAAATTTAGCAAATGCTCTAAATGAATATGGATTAAAAGTGACATTTATTTCTTTATTCAAACAAGAGAAATTTTTCAGTTTAAATAAAGATATTAAATTTTATGAACCTGAAACATTTAATAGCAATAGCTTGTCAATTTATAAAACTGTAAAATGGGTTAGAGGTTTGTTGAGCACATTTCAAAATGTTCATGTTATTGTTTTTAATAAGTTTTATTCTTCTTTAGTATTATTGGCCAATATCGGATTTAACAATAAAATAATTATTTCTGAGAGATCAAGCCCATTATACAAATGGAATTGGAAGATGGAATCAATTTCTAATTCTATCTATAGATTTTTTACACCAGCCGGCATCATTGCCCAAACTAATATTGCAAAACAATATCAACAAAAATTTTATGGATACAAAGTGCCTATTGCAGTTATTCCCAATGCATTAAAACCTATTAAGAAAATACCTGAAATTGAGCGGGAAAAAATTATCCTTGCTGTTGGAAGATTCAATGATGAATTAAAAGGTTTTGATCGTTTGCTCAATGCTTTTGCGTTGATTAAAAATAAAGAATGGAACCTTGTTTTTTCAGGTGGCGATGAAAATGGGCATCAATTAAAAGAACAGGCAAGGCAATTGGGAATATCTGATAGAATTACTTATTTGGGTCAAGTAAAAGACATTGATATTGTTTTTGCTCAATCTTCAATTTTTGTAATACCATCTCGGAGCGAAGGATTTCCTAATGCACTTTGTGAAGCAATGGCTGCAGGATTAGCCTGTATTTCATTTGATTTTATTGCAGGCCCAAGAGATCTTATCGAGAATGATGTTAATGGTGTTCTTATTAAAGATGGAGACATAGAAAGTTTAGCAAAAACTATTGATTTTTTAATAGAAAATCCGGTCGTGAGACTAAATCTAGGTAGAGAATCTGAAAAAATTATTGAGAAACTTTCACCAAAAACTATTGCGACGAAAACAATTGAATTTCTTCATGAAATTAAATAA
- a CDS encoding glycosyltransferase family 2 protein, which translates to MKLNKPLVSIVVPVYNVAKYLHQCVDSLIQQTYDNLEIILVNDGSTDISGSICDEYAIKDARVKVIHQKNQGLSGARNSGTDASTGFYLTYIDSDDWFELNTCELAVNKAIEGDYDLVMWQMIKEYESGKIYAKGPFGSDKEFRNDDFTSLHRRLFGPINNELKHPNLIDSFASAWGKLYKLSIIKLNYIRSLDTRIVGSEDILFNAEYFNYCNSSFYLHRHLIHYRKDNPTSLTKTHGSTLFPRFVNLFNYLKELINKHDLGEEFKNALNNRIGVSMMNIGLSEVSPRNQKTFREKISALNSYLDHDHYKISYNTFPYYKLGLHWRLFYLFCKWRFGTGVYFMLKGMRLFIK; encoded by the coding sequence ATGAAATTAAATAAACCACTTGTTAGCATCGTAGTACCTGTTTATAATGTGGCAAAGTATTTGCACCAATGTGTGGATAGTTTGATACAGCAAACGTATGATAATCTTGAGATCATTTTAGTAAATGATGGATCTACAGATATCTCGGGGAGTATTTGTGATGAATACGCAATAAAAGATGCCAGAGTGAAAGTAATTCATCAAAAAAACCAAGGTCTCTCTGGAGCCAGAAATTCAGGTACCGATGCTTCAACAGGATTTTACCTAACATATATCGATTCTGATGATTGGTTTGAGTTAAACACTTGTGAGCTCGCTGTAAATAAGGCAATAGAAGGTGATTACGATCTTGTAATGTGGCAAATGATAAAGGAGTATGAATCAGGAAAGATTTATGCTAAAGGGCCATTTGGTTCTGACAAGGAATTTAGAAATGATGATTTCACATCATTACATCGTCGATTGTTTGGTCCAATAAATAATGAATTAAAACACCCAAATCTAATTGATAGTTTTGCCTCAGCTTGGGGCAAATTGTATAAATTATCAATCATAAAATTGAATTATATTAGATCCTTAGATACCAGAATAGTGGGATCAGAAGATATTCTATTCAATGCTGAATATTTTAATTATTGTAATTCTTCATTTTATCTACACAGGCACTTAATTCATTATAGAAAAGATAATCCGACATCACTAACTAAAACACATGGCTCCACTTTATTTCCACGTTTTGTGAATTTATTTAATTATTTAAAAGAATTAATAAACAAACATGATTTGGGAGAAGAGTTTAAAAATGCGCTTAATAACAGAATAGGAGTCTCAATGATGAATATTGGATTAAGTGAGGTAAGTCCAAGAAATCAAAAAACATTTAGAGAGAAAATCAGTGCTTTAAATTCTTATTTGGATCATGATCATTATAAGATTAGTTACAATACATTTCCATATTACAAATTAGGTCTGCATTGGAGATTATTCTATTTGTTTTGTAAATGGAGATTTGGTACCGGTGTATATTTTATGTTGAAAGGAATGAGACTTTTTATCAAGTAA
- the asnB gene encoding asparagine synthase (glutamine-hydrolyzing), whose translation MCGIAGIIHFKSSVTKSDVKPLCDRLSKRGPDAEGFFIEKGIGLGHRRLSIIDLETGDQPMYSHDGNVVLVYNGEMYNYLDIRTNLKKEGICFSTNSDTEVVIEGYKFYGIKGILEKAEGMFAFALLDRKNEKIYIARDKFGEKPLYYFQDETKFVFASELKAIEEILPEKKINNTALNLFFSLSYIPAPYTIYEGVQKLEAGHFFEISLTGKIEKHRYYKLSHQLKEWEPYKNFDDACVHLESLLTDSVRKRMIADVPVGSFLSGGIDSSIITCLMAKISDQPVKTFSIGFQEKEYDESKRAELIARHIGAEHTVQYLNYHDVVDHIDEIIEHFDEPFGDSSAIPSYYVAKVAAKEVKVVLTGDCADELFGGYEKYLGSYYGNKFKSLPTLLQKIITFVVNRLPHNRYTNSLLRRFKKVIHNSEQDHFDMHYNYMCLGFKDEERKMLMSENSFQHIKPVIQDIYYSFENSNDMEKGFYTDLNIVLEGDMLVKVDRMCMKNSLEARVPFLDSTIVEAAFTMPVEYKIKGKNKKYILKKTFAKILPSKTIKFRKKGFGVPVDYWFKNELKKELQELLNPDYLHQQGIFQPDFVWGLLDSHFCGKENQKGKLWNLYVFQKWYKKHICL comes from the coding sequence ATGTGTGGTATAGCAGGAATTATTCATTTTAAGTCATCGGTCACCAAAAGTGATGTCAAACCACTTTGCGATAGACTTTCAAAAAGAGGTCCTGATGCTGAAGGGTTTTTTATCGAAAAAGGAATCGGACTTGGACACAGACGACTCTCAATTATCGATCTGGAGACAGGTGATCAACCAATGTATTCTCATGATGGTAACGTGGTATTGGTCTACAATGGAGAGATGTACAATTATCTCGATATTCGCACAAATCTAAAAAAAGAAGGTATTTGTTTTTCAACAAATAGTGATACAGAAGTTGTGATTGAAGGATATAAATTTTATGGAATAAAAGGTATTTTGGAAAAAGCAGAGGGAATGTTTGCCTTTGCACTTTTAGACAGAAAAAATGAAAAAATTTATATTGCCAGAGATAAATTCGGGGAGAAACCATTGTATTATTTTCAAGATGAAACCAAATTTGTTTTTGCCTCCGAACTCAAAGCTATAGAAGAAATATTGCCAGAAAAAAAAATTAATAATACAGCCTTAAATCTGTTTTTTTCATTGAGTTATATTCCTGCACCTTATACGATTTATGAAGGGGTACAAAAGTTGGAAGCGGGCCATTTTTTCGAAATATCATTGACGGGAAAAATTGAAAAACACCGGTATTACAAGCTGAGTCATCAACTGAAGGAATGGGAACCTTATAAAAATTTTGATGATGCCTGTGTTCATCTGGAATCTTTGCTTACAGATTCTGTTCGAAAAAGAATGATTGCCGATGTTCCGGTCGGTTCATTTTTGAGTGGTGGAATTGATTCCAGTATTATCACGTGCCTGATGGCCAAAATTTCTGATCAACCAGTTAAGACATTCTCCATCGGATTTCAGGAAAAGGAATATGATGAAAGTAAAAGAGCTGAATTGATTGCAAGGCATATTGGTGCGGAACACACTGTTCAATATCTCAATTATCACGATGTTGTAGATCATATAGATGAGATAATTGAACATTTTGATGAGCCTTTCGGAGATTCTTCAGCGATTCCTTCCTATTATGTGGCAAAGGTTGCTGCAAAAGAGGTTAAAGTTGTACTCACAGGTGATTGTGCTGACGAATTATTTGGCGGTTACGAAAAATACTTAGGCAGTTATTACGGCAACAAGTTCAAATCTTTACCAACGTTATTACAAAAAATAATCACATTTGTGGTGAATAGACTGCCGCACAACCGATACACAAACTCTTTACTGAGACGTTTCAAAAAAGTAATTCATAATTCTGAGCAGGATCATTTTGATATGCATTACAATTATATGTGCCTTGGATTTAAAGATGAAGAAAGGAAAATGCTGATGAGTGAAAATTCGTTTCAACATATCAAACCAGTGATACAGGATATTTATTATTCTTTTGAAAACAGCAATGATATGGAAAAGGGCTTTTATACCGATTTGAATATTGTATTGGAAGGAGATATGCTAGTAAAAGTGGACAGAATGTGTATGAAAAATTCACTCGAAGCCAGAGTGCCGTTCTTGGACTCAACAATTGTGGAAGCGGCATTTACAATGCCTGTTGAATATAAAATCAAAGGGAAAAATAAAAAATATATACTTAAAAAGACCTTTGCAAAAATATTGCCTTCAAAAACTATAAAATTTCGTAAGAAAGGTTTCGGAGTACCTGTGGATTATTGGTTTAAAAATGAACTGAAAAAAGAACTGCAAGAGCTGCTCAATCCTGATTATTTACATCAACAAGGGATTTTTCAACCGGATTTTGTATGGGGCCTCTTAGATTCACACTTTTGTGGTAAAGAAAATCAGAAAGGTAAGCTCTGGAATTTGTATGTATTTCAAAAATGGTACAAAAAGCATATCTGCCTTTGA
- a CDS encoding glycosyltransferase family 4 protein, with translation MVQKAYLPLKPKLIRITTAAVTMNIILKGQLYFMSQYFDVIGITSNDALHFDNISRREGVRTIAIDIVRPISILKDLRALWQLYFIFKKEKPDIVHTQTPKAGLLGMMAAKLAGVKIRMHTVTGMPLMESTGIKRQILEITEKFTYACAQTVYPNSKGLHKFILENKFVSENKLKVLAHGASNGINTDFFKPDYIENSEIFKAKFRHSLGIQNEDFVFCFIGRFAREKGIAELIEATKQLIKEDFNVKLLLVGLFEEKYGQLHEAERNFIRNTSYVIHPGRADDVRPYYLVSDVLAFPSYREGFPNTVLEAGAMGLPAIVTDINGCNEIITHEFNGLIIKPKDSESLYSAMKRLVVNQELRNILQENARGLILEKYQNRIIWDSMKDEYRHKLKI, from the coding sequence ATGGTACAAAAAGCATATCTGCCTTTGAAACCGAAGCTTATTAGAATTACTACAGCTGCTGTGACAATGAATATAATACTCAAAGGGCAGTTATATTTCATGAGTCAATACTTTGATGTGATAGGAATTACATCTAATGATGCACTACATTTTGATAATATAAGTCGAAGAGAGGGGGTAAGAACTATTGCTATTGATATTGTAAGGCCCATATCCATTTTGAAAGATCTTCGTGCGCTTTGGCAATTATATTTTATTTTTAAGAAAGAAAAACCAGACATAGTTCATACCCAGACGCCTAAAGCAGGATTGCTGGGTATGATGGCAGCTAAACTAGCCGGAGTGAAAATAAGAATGCATACTGTAACCGGGATGCCGCTTATGGAAAGCACTGGAATAAAAAGACAAATTTTGGAAATAACAGAAAAGTTTACATATGCTTGTGCTCAAACTGTGTACCCAAACTCAAAAGGTTTACACAAATTTATCCTTGAAAATAAATTTGTTTCAGAAAATAAACTAAAAGTTTTAGCACATGGTGCTTCCAATGGAATAAATACGGATTTTTTTAAACCAGACTATATTGAAAACTCCGAAATATTTAAAGCTAAATTTAGGCATTCACTTGGAATTCAAAATGAAGATTTCGTTTTCTGTTTTATAGGACGTTTTGCCAGAGAGAAAGGAATAGCCGAACTAATCGAAGCAACGAAACAACTTATAAAAGAAGATTTCAATGTAAAACTATTGCTTGTAGGACTATTTGAAGAAAAATACGGGCAGCTTCACGAAGCAGAAAGAAATTTTATTAGAAACACTTCATATGTTATTCATCCGGGTAGAGCAGATGATGTCAGACCATATTATCTTGTAAGTGATGTATTAGCATTCCCTTCTTACAGAGAAGGTTTTCCTAATACAGTGCTGGAAGCCGGTGCCATGGGACTACCTGCAATAGTTACAGATATTAATGGATGTAATGAAATTATTACCCATGAATTCAACGGTCTGATCATAAAACCAAAGGATAGTGAATCTTTATATTCCGCTATGAAAAGATTGGTAGTAAATCAAGAGTTACGTAATATACTTCAAGAGAATGCTCGTGGACTTATATTGGAAAAATACCAAAATAGAATTATTTGGGATTCGATGAAAGATGAATATAGACATAAACTAAAGATTTAA
- a CDS encoding phenylacetate--CoA ligase family protein: MPFNFRKYFFVKKEWLTGSPIFQYQNQISSCLEMDERKLKIYQDEQINKIIQHAVATVPFYKKFRNSGLHDFPVVNKNIIRDQFESFRSDMYEDKTLKRVVTSGSTGTPFEVLQNRNKVFRNSADTIYFSKLAGYELGYKLLYCKIWNEKNKKSWYELFLQNIVPVNVMLNDDNNLEHFIKIIKLNKKPKSIIAYASYLDAILKYCLKNNVNIRDSKINSVIAISEALDSHTKRKFSDLAGVEIVSRYSNVENGIIGQQSIEGSENFILNHASYFIEILNENSDFPVELGVPGRIVITDFYNEAMPMIRYDTGDIGVIMLDQKTNKIVLSKVEGRKMDQIYDTRERPISSFTITNQMWKYTEIRQYQFIQISKFEYKFILSINSEFNHEKKLTEEFKNYLGENASIIVEYVNEIPLLNSGKRKKVRNEYIVQKLNR; the protein is encoded by the coding sequence ATGCCTTTCAATTTTAGAAAATACTTTTTTGTAAAAAAGGAATGGCTTACTGGTAGCCCAATATTTCAATATCAAAATCAGATCAGTTCTTGTCTTGAGATGGATGAACGTAAACTAAAAATATATCAGGATGAACAAATAAATAAAATTATTCAACATGCTGTTGCTACTGTTCCATTTTACAAGAAATTTAGAAATTCCGGTTTACATGATTTTCCTGTCGTCAATAAAAATATAATTCGGGATCAGTTTGAATCTTTCCGATCTGATATGTATGAAGATAAAACTTTGAAAAGAGTAGTGACAAGTGGATCGACAGGAACCCCATTTGAAGTTTTGCAAAATCGAAATAAAGTATTTAGAAATTCAGCCGACACAATTTATTTTTCTAAACTGGCTGGTTATGAGTTGGGATATAAACTACTGTATTGTAAGATATGGAATGAAAAAAATAAAAAGTCATGGTATGAATTATTTCTGCAGAATATAGTACCAGTCAATGTTATGCTTAATGATGATAACAATTTAGAGCATTTTATAAAAATTATAAAGCTAAACAAAAAACCTAAAAGCATTATAGCTTACGCATCCTATCTGGATGCCATTTTGAAGTATTGCCTTAAAAATAATGTAAACATTAGAGACTCTAAAATAAATTCAGTCATTGCAATTTCGGAGGCATTGGATTCACACACTAAACGAAAATTTAGTGACTTAGCAGGTGTAGAAATTGTGTCCAGATATTCGAATGTAGAAAATGGTATTATAGGACAGCAAAGCATTGAAGGTTCAGAAAATTTTATACTCAATCATGCAAGCTACTTTATTGAAATACTTAATGAAAATTCAGATTTTCCAGTAGAATTAGGTGTTCCAGGTAGAATAGTAATAACAGATTTCTATAATGAAGCAATGCCAATGATCAGGTATGATACCGGTGATATCGGTGTGATAATGCTTGATCAAAAAACCAATAAAATAGTATTAAGTAAGGTAGAGGGACGTAAAATGGATCAGATTTATGATACTCGGGAAAGACCTATTTCCAGTTTTACTATCACTAATCAAATGTGGAAATATACAGAAATCCGCCAATACCAGTTCATCCAAATAAGTAAATTTGAATATAAGTTTATTTTGAGTATTAACTCAGAGTTTAATCATGAAAAGAAATTGACAGAAGAGTTTAAAAATTATTTAGGTGAGAATGCATCTATAATTGTGGAGTACGTGAACGAAATTCCACTATTGAATTCTGGTAAACGCAAAAAAGTTCGCAATGAATACATTGTACAAAAATTAAATCGATAG
- a CDS encoding sugar transferase — protein sequence MYLYFKRVSDFVFCLIGIILISPILFLIGLLLRFTGEGEIFYFQERMGFKNKPFFIYKFATMLKNSPNMGNKTVTVRNDPRITKIGQFLRFTKINELPQILNVLKGEMSLVGPRPLLVTSFHKYTPEVQKVIYQNKPGITGIGSLVFRDEEKLVTAYKKLGKDPLDYYREHIYPYKGALESWYYNNISFWTDVRILSLTFWSVLNSDSQLVFKVFKNLPPKPEELSVTWIEKSHKNL from the coding sequence ATGTATCTTTATTTTAAAAGAGTTTCGGACTTCGTTTTTTGTTTGATTGGAATAATCCTGATTTCACCGATATTATTCTTAATAGGCTTACTATTAAGATTTACTGGTGAAGGTGAAATATTTTACTTTCAGGAGCGTATGGGTTTTAAAAACAAGCCCTTTTTTATCTATAAGTTTGCGACTATGCTCAAAAATAGTCCAAATATGGGTAATAAAACAGTAACGGTAAGGAATGATCCCAGAATCACTAAAATTGGGCAATTCCTGAGATTTACCAAAATAAATGAATTACCACAAATATTGAATGTTTTAAAGGGTGAAATGTCTTTAGTGGGTCCAAGACCATTGTTAGTGACAAGTTTCCATAAATATACACCGGAAGTACAGAAAGTAATTTACCAGAACAAACCCGGTATCACAGGAATCGGTTCGTTGGTATTCAGAGACGAAGAAAAATTAGTGACCGCTTACAAGAAGCTCGGGAAGGATCCGTTAGATTACTACAGAGAGCATATTTATCCCTACAAAGGAGCTTTGGAATCCTGGTATTATAACAACATTTCTTTTTGGACGGATGTCCGTATTTTGAGCCTTACCTTCTGGTCGGTGTTGAATAGTGACTCTCAACTGGTGTTTAAAGTATTCAAAAACTTACCACCCAAACCGGAAGAACTTTCGGTCACCTGGATAGAAAAATCGCACAAAAATCTGTGA
- a CDS encoding YdcF family protein, translating into MIDILKGLVEFLIYPMNIFWILIGLYFVSGYKKYKHQIRFLYAALIWMLVTGTKWMPDLMVYGLEKQYDAFSLEDEVGQDSVYIHVLGGGGNNDPDIPKQERLSQASLARMSEGIRIHRMIPNSKLIFSGYSSTKTVTQAALTKEAAIALGISKEDIIILETPSTTEEEALTYKSAFGKSDAKIILVTSDAHMPRAMYLFKKHGLDPVAAPSDHILKRHYGKPDVLGFEGVSASSILSGNYWWKSHRSNFDKFYLAMHEYIGLLWAKM; encoded by the coding sequence GTGATAGACATCTTAAAAGGATTGGTTGAATTCCTGATTTACCCGATGAATATTTTTTGGATATTGATTGGGCTTTATTTTGTATCAGGTTATAAAAAATATAAACATCAGATCAGGTTTTTGTATGCAGCTTTGATCTGGATGTTGGTTACTGGCACCAAGTGGATGCCGGATCTGATGGTATATGGATTGGAAAAACAATACGATGCCTTTTCTTTGGAGGATGAAGTCGGACAGGACAGTGTGTATATCCATGTACTGGGTGGCGGAGGTAATAATGATCCGGACATCCCTAAGCAAGAGAGATTGTCCCAGGCATCGTTGGCAAGGATGAGTGAAGGTATAAGGATTCACAGGATGATACCCAACAGTAAATTGATTTTTTCAGGATATTCTTCAACCAAAACTGTGACCCAGGCGGCACTTACCAAAGAAGCTGCGATTGCATTGGGAATATCAAAAGAAGACATTATAATTCTTGAAACACCATCTACAACAGAAGAAGAGGCATTGACCTATAAATCCGCTTTTGGTAAGTCAGATGCAAAAATAATTTTAGTCACGAGCGATGCCCACATGCCGAGAGCGATGTATCTGTTTAAAAAACATGGTTTGGATCCTGTTGCTGCTCCGTCGGATCATATATTGAAACGGCACTATGGAAAGCCTGATGTTTTAGGTTTTGAGGGTGTTTCTGCTTCTTCGATATTGAGTGGTAATTATTGGTGGAAATCACACAGAAGTAATTTTGATAAATTTTATTTAGCCATGCACGAGTATATTGGATTGCTTTGGGCAAAGATGTAG
- a CDS encoding LegC family aminotransferase, which yields MIPLSIPNISGNEWKYVKDCLDTGWISSVGSYVSKFENMVAEFAGAKYGVAAMNGTAALHIALELAGVRLRDYVIAPDITFIATANAIKYTGADPIFIDVDKDTWQMDLDILEEFLEKETYYFKEHTYLKKDKRCISAIMPVHVLGNICDMDRLMVIAKKYCLVVIEDSTEALGSKYKNKGAGTFGTFGTFSFNGNKIISTGGGGVIVTDDENLAKKAKHITTQAKTDPFEYDHDEIGYNYRLVNILAAVGVAQMEQLSSFLERKKAIDKYYREHLENEELQFQKVGDHVTPNNWLHTMKVKNQRPMIKHLLDNGVQCRPFWVPMHQLRMFKDLPFITHKNISDTIYNSCISIPSSTNLTDTQVEEVVRVICAF from the coding sequence ATGATCCCACTCTCCATACCCAACATCTCCGGAAACGAATGGAAATACGTCAAGGACTGTCTCGACACCGGATGGATTTCTTCTGTAGGTAGTTACGTTTCAAAGTTCGAAAATATGGTAGCCGAATTTGCCGGAGCAAAATATGGTGTCGCTGCAATGAACGGAACAGCTGCTTTGCACATCGCACTGGAATTAGCAGGTGTACGTCTGCGTGATTATGTAATCGCACCCGATATCACATTTATTGCTACAGCCAATGCTATTAAATACACAGGGGCAGATCCTATCTTTATAGATGTGGACAAAGATACCTGGCAGATGGATCTCGATATTTTGGAAGAGTTTTTAGAGAAAGAGACTTATTATTTCAAAGAACACACTTACCTGAAAAAAGACAAAAGGTGTATATCTGCAATCATGCCCGTACATGTATTGGGCAATATTTGTGATATGGACAGACTGATGGTGATAGCAAAAAAATATTGTCTCGTGGTAATCGAAGATTCTACAGAAGCCCTGGGATCAAAATACAAAAACAAAGGAGCAGGCACATTCGGTACATTTGGCACTTTTAGTTTTAATGGTAATAAGATCATCAGTACAGGTGGCGGTGGCGTCATCGTGACTGATGATGAAAACCTGGCAAAAAAAGCCAAACACATCACCACCCAAGCGAAGACAGACCCTTTTGAATACGACCATGACGAAATAGGGTACAACTATCGCTTGGTAAACATCCTTGCAGCTGTGGGCGTAGCTCAGATGGAACAACTGTCATCCTTCCTCGAGCGCAAAAAAGCCATAGATAAGTACTATCGTGAACATCTGGAAAACGAAGAATTACAATTTCAGAAAGTAGGAGACCATGTAACACCTAATAATTGGCTGCACACCATGAAGGTTAAAAACCAAAGACCCATGATCAAACATTTATTGGACAACGGTGTACAATGCAGACCTTTCTGGGTGCCCATGCATCAGTTGAGAATGTTTAAAGACCTGCCATTCATTACACACAAAAATATATCTGACACCATTTACAATTCATGTATCTCAATCCCGTCATCTACCAATCTGACAGACACACAGGTGGAGGAAGTGGTAAGGGTGATCTGTGCCTTTTAA
- a CDS encoding transposase produces MKTEYKQRLPHIQPVGAAFFVTFRLFGSLPKRDILTLKEKYENKINEIKIKKFDAHQQNLKIFNLRKQYFVEYDMLLDDIKSGPMHLADSNIKEILQQQLHRFDNELYTLICYCIMSNHVHILIDTSIQLSEISDDNQIVMNYKQLDVIMKNIKGPSAWYANKYLNKSGQFWERESFDIYIRNEKMLNNVITYILENPVKAKMVEKWDDYPGNYLKEES; encoded by the coding sequence ATGAAGACAGAATACAAACAGCGACTACCACATATTCAACCGGTTGGAGCAGCTTTTTTTGTCACATTCAGACTCTTTGGCAGTTTACCCAAAAGAGACATTCTGACTTTGAAAGAAAAATACGAAAATAAAATTAATGAAATAAAAATAAAAAAATTTGATGCTCATCAACAAAATCTTAAAATATTCAACTTAAGAAAACAATATTTTGTCGAATATGATATGCTTTTGGATGATATAAAAAGTGGTCCAATGCATTTGGCTGATAGTAACATCAAAGAAATCTTACAACAGCAATTACATCGTTTTGACAATGAATTATATACTTTAATTTGCTACTGTATCATGTCTAATCATGTACATATTTTAATTGACACAAGTATTCAGCTGTCTGAAATTAGCGATGATAATCAAATTGTTATGAACTACAAACAACTGGATGTAATCATGAAGAATATTAAAGGCCCTTCTGCCTGGTATGCCAACAAATATTTAAATAAATCCGGCCAGTTCTGGGAAAGAGAAAGTTTCGACATTTACATCAGAAATGAAAAGATGTTGAACAATGTAATCACTTATATCCTGGAAAATCCTGTGAAAGCTAAGATGGTGGAGAAATGGGATGACTATCCTGGCAATTATCTGAAAGAGGAGTCATAA